From the genome of Nitrosomonas sp., one region includes:
- a CDS encoding sensor domain-containing diguanylate cyclase: MNNKSNKSKIRKKKLNRFYCKIMRQAWQNEKVLSRMQHMELRLMQCESLAELLQTLIHDCQIQFELNKVTLILVDSDNEIECLLSNYEPGYHKRFPDLFFHNTNQKLLQLFEGELALQLKPFDPNLYTDFIKSPPQHIQSIALLPLKYNDHILGGLILGDSQPERFSAQSSTDFLQHLCSVISICINMSILRDRLKYNSLNDALTGINNRRFFDQRLLEEISRCKRLQKPISCLFIDVDHFKQFNDNFGHASGDMVLKQVACIIRHALRKSDIVGRYGGEEFAILLPDTGHRNAVNIAERIRESIQNHNYKFDKHQLQVTVSIGIADFQKFADENKTLAEIAELLIAAADSALYKAKQSGRNCIAINED; the protein is encoded by the coding sequence ATGAATAATAAAAGTAATAAATCAAAAATCCGTAAAAAAAAATTAAATCGTTTTTATTGCAAAATCATGCGGCAGGCCTGGCAGAATGAGAAAGTTTTGAGTCGTATGCAACATATGGAACTTCGCTTAATGCAATGCGAATCGTTGGCAGAGCTGTTGCAAACGCTCATTCATGACTGTCAAATTCAATTTGAACTGAATAAAGTAACCCTTATTCTGGTGGATTCCGATAATGAAATTGAATGTTTACTGAGCAACTACGAGCCCGGTTATCATAAGCGTTTTCCGGATTTATTTTTTCACAACACAAATCAGAAGCTTTTGCAGCTATTTGAAGGTGAACTGGCGCTACAACTCAAACCTTTTGACCCCAATTTATACACCGATTTCATTAAATCCCCGCCGCAACACATTCAAAGCATTGCCTTGTTACCACTCAAATATAATGACCATATTTTGGGCGGCCTTATACTTGGAGACTCGCAACCGGAACGTTTTTCCGCACAGTCATCAACGGATTTCCTTCAACATTTATGCTCGGTCATTTCCATATGTATCAATATGTCCATATTGCGGGACAGGTTAAAATACAACAGCCTGAATGACGCCTTGACCGGCATTAATAACCGCCGTTTCTTTGATCAACGACTACTCGAGGAGATATCACGCTGTAAACGCTTACAAAAACCGATAAGCTGTTTGTTTATTGATGTGGATCATTTCAAGCAATTTAACGATAACTTTGGTCACGCCAGTGGCGACATGGTTCTGAAACAAGTTGCCTGCATTATTCGCCACGCATTACGCAAAAGTGATATCGTCGGACGCTATGGCGGTGAAGAATTCGCCATTTTGCTACCTGATACGGGTCATCGAAATGCGGTCAATATCGCAGAACGTATCCGTGAAAGTATTCAAAACCACAACTACAAATTTGATAAACACCAACTTCAGGTAACTGTTTCCATCGGCATTGCGGATTTCCAGAAATTTGCAGATGAAAACAAGACACTTGCCGAAATTGCCGAATTACTTATCGCAGCTGCCGACAGCGCACTCTATAAAGCAAAACAGTCTGGCAGAAATTGCATTGCCATCAATGAAGACTGA
- a CDS encoding 3-hydroxyacyl-CoA dehydrogenase/enoyl-CoA hydratase family protein, with protein sequence MNNAQFIVRKVAVLGAGVMGTQIAAHLVNANIETVLFELPAEAGDPNANVINAVEKLKKLEPAPLAAKTKAAFIQPGNYDQHLEVLKECDVIIEAIAERMDWKKALYEKVTPYLGEQTIFASNTSGLSINTLAQAFPEALRHRFCGVHFFNPPRYMHLVELIPCAQSDGVMLDNLEAFLTTYLGKGVIRAKDTPNFIANRIGVFSLLATMHHGKVFGLGFDEVDALTGALIGRPKSATFRTADIVGLDILAHVINTMRDTLQHDAWHAYFEAPDWLENLIDDGALGQKTKRGVYQKVGKEIQVLDLATNDYRVSKGEVDEDLKHQLKYCAPAEKISSLRNNSNRQAQFLWSIHRDLFHYCAVQLESIADNTRDVDLAIRWGFGWEHGPFEIWQSAGWEQIANWINEDIAAGKSMSDTPLPSWVMEIAKQDNQAVHTAQGSYAPVSRTLHKRSTLPVYQRQLFPDRLVGEESTYGETIFESDAVRMWHTGDKIAILSFKSKMHTIGKDVLNGVNDALKEAEKNWQALVIWQTEPPFSAGANLKQATERPKSSRPSHEKSSIPPPPSAFDKFFKRFKKSAQETVLKAARELDMADTLMARKLAEVEAMIHQFQQTSQALRYSMIPTIAAVDGLALGGGCEFVMHCDRAVATMETYIGLVEAGVGLLPAGGGCKEFALRAAQTALEGDPFPQLKKYYQTVAMAELAKSADQAKEMGFLRPADTIIMNRFELLHAAKLQALALAEAGYRPPLRSSAIPVAGNTGIATIQSLLVNMREGDFISEHDNLIAKKIAYVMCGGDLTPGSLVDEDWFLELERTAFMELLATEKTQARIEHMLRTGKPLRN encoded by the coding sequence TTGAATAACGCTCAATTTATTGTGCGCAAGGTGGCGGTACTCGGAGCAGGGGTAATGGGTACTCAGATTGCAGCCCATTTGGTGAATGCAAATATTGAAACGGTGTTGTTTGAGCTGCCTGCAGAAGCAGGGGATCCCAATGCTAATGTGATTAATGCCGTCGAAAAATTAAAAAAACTCGAGCCAGCGCCATTGGCTGCAAAAACAAAGGCTGCATTCATCCAACCGGGCAACTACGATCAGCACCTTGAAGTACTCAAGGAATGTGACGTGATCATTGAAGCAATCGCTGAGCGCATGGACTGGAAAAAGGCGCTTTACGAAAAGGTGACCCCTTATCTAGGTGAACAGACGATTTTTGCGAGTAACACTTCCGGACTTTCAATTAATACACTGGCACAGGCATTCCCTGAAGCACTGCGGCACCGGTTTTGCGGTGTTCATTTTTTCAACCCGCCACGCTACATGCATTTGGTCGAACTCATTCCATGCGCACAAAGCGATGGCGTCATGCTGGATAATCTCGAAGCATTTTTAACGACTTATCTCGGTAAAGGTGTAATTCGAGCGAAAGATACGCCAAATTTTATTGCCAATCGTATAGGTGTGTTTTCATTACTGGCAACAATGCATCATGGCAAGGTTTTTGGTCTTGGTTTTGACGAAGTGGATGCATTAACAGGTGCACTTATCGGCCGACCCAAAAGTGCGACATTCAGAACCGCGGACATTGTAGGCCTGGATATTCTGGCGCATGTTATCAATACCATGCGGGACACGTTACAGCATGATGCATGGCATGCCTACTTTGAAGCGCCTGACTGGTTGGAAAACTTAATCGATGATGGCGCTTTGGGTCAAAAAACAAAACGCGGTGTTTATCAGAAAGTCGGCAAGGAAATTCAGGTACTGGACCTTGCAACGAATGATTACCGTGTGTCCAAAGGTGAAGTGGATGAAGATCTCAAGCACCAGTTAAAGTATTGCGCTCCTGCAGAGAAAATATCGAGTTTACGTAACAATTCAAATCGACAGGCACAGTTCTTGTGGTCTATTCATCGTGATTTGTTTCATTATTGCGCTGTTCAGCTGGAATCCATTGCCGATAATACGCGTGATGTGGATTTGGCTATTCGATGGGGTTTTGGCTGGGAGCATGGGCCCTTTGAGATCTGGCAGAGCGCCGGTTGGGAGCAGATTGCCAACTGGATAAACGAAGATATCGCTGCCGGTAAGAGCATGAGCGATACACCGTTACCGTCCTGGGTAATGGAGATAGCCAAACAGGATAATCAGGCGGTGCACACGGCGCAAGGCTCCTATGCGCCGGTATCCAGGACGCTGCATAAACGATCGACACTTCCGGTTTATCAGCGGCAGTTATTTCCTGACCGGCTTGTCGGCGAAGAGTCAACGTACGGCGAAACCATCTTTGAATCTGATGCTGTCAGAATGTGGCATACCGGTGATAAGATTGCCATTCTCAGCTTCAAGAGTAAAATGCACACGATTGGCAAGGATGTCTTGAATGGCGTAAACGATGCGCTCAAAGAAGCTGAAAAAAACTGGCAAGCGTTGGTTATTTGGCAGACCGAGCCGCCATTCTCGGCGGGCGCCAATCTGAAACAGGCGACTGAACGGCCGAAATCATCGAGGCCGTCGCATGAGAAAAGTAGCATACCGCCACCACCTTCGGCATTTGATAAGTTTTTTAAGCGTTTCAAGAAATCGGCACAAGAAACGGTACTCAAAGCGGCCAGGGAACTGGATATGGCCGATACGCTGATGGCCAGGAAACTGGCGGAAGTTGAAGCGATGATCCACCAGTTCCAGCAGACATCACAGGCTTTGCGTTATTCCATGATACCGACCATTGCGGCTGTAGACGGTTTGGCGCTGGGCGGTGGCTGTGAGTTTGTCATGCATTGCGACCGTGCAGTTGCGACAATGGAAACCTATATCGGTTTGGTTGAAGCAGGCGTCGGTTTGTTGCCTGCAGGGGGAGGATGCAAGGAATTTGCATTGAGGGCTGCGCAAACAGCACTGGAAGGCGATCCGTTTCCACAGTTAAAAAAATATTACCAGACTGTAGCCATGGCGGAATTGGCCAAAAGCGCTGATCAGGCCAAAGAAATGGGGTTCTTGCGCCCTGCCGATACGATTATCATGAATCGTTTTGAGCTACTGCATGCAGCAAAATTACAGGCACTGGCTCTTGCTGAAGCCGGGTATCGCCCGCCGTTACGGTCAAGTGCGATTCCTGTGGCAGGGAATACCGGAATTGCAACGATTCAAAGCCTTCTAGTCAATATGCGTGAGGGCGATTTTATTTCAGAGCACGATAATCTAATCGCTAAAAAAATTGCATATGTCATGTGTGGTGGTGATTTGACGCCGGGCAGCCTGGTCGATGAAGATTGGTTTCTTGAACTCGAACGGACTGCGTTTATGGAATTGCTTGCAACGGAAAAAACACAGGCGCGTATTGAACATATGTTAAGAACTGGAAAACCACTCAGAAATTAA